In a single window of the Centropristis striata isolate RG_2023a ecotype Rhode Island chromosome 18, C.striata_1.0, whole genome shotgun sequence genome:
- the LOC131990856 gene encoding scavenger receptor cysteine-rich type 1 protein M130-like — MIFIPAEKIHLAFLLSVGLLSLPLLTECDKIRLVGPSRCSGRLEVYHRDNWGTVCDDHWSMANADVVCRELNCGTVLEAKRSAFFGEGRNEIWLDDVQCTGKESSILKCPHRPLGENNCGHSEDAGVVCSDHVRVMNGSNRCSGRVEAYHEGNWKRVCSSDWTKENADVLCREINCGAPVIQADVLYFGDSRGQDGFKINCAGNETTVSHCKLQEFKGSCVDASVVCGSSKPVRLKNGTNQCSGRVEVYHDGQWGAICDDRWGMQEAAVVCREMNCGTALSVKYKSFFGRGQDQIWLDDVECTGHEKSLADCPHRGFGEHDCDHNEDAGVICSESVRLINGTDRCSGRVEVLHDGQWGKICNNLGKAEAEVVCKELSCGLPKKYQESFNFGDSNLRGYTSRCSGNVSSISQCMLQVYTGRCEGVSLSCAGNPPLRLVNGTDRCSGRVEVLHNDQWGTVCDDQWDIKDAQVVCRDMDCGTAKTAKSGAFFGQGNGDIWLDDVGCIGNETSLMHCQHPTLGENNCGHGEDAGVVCSADIRLMNGTNQCSGRVEFYHGGHWAPAYNLNWGINEATVVCREMNCGDPVKFSGSYGQSSYPGGYKVSCSGRESSLTQCTLREYMRTDHTEEASVECSGNVKLSGGNTHCSGRVEFFDKNQWGTVCGESWDVNDANVVCRQLDCGRSHKITTTADYGTGTGHTWTDQIECNGMESTLSQCTQRPFRDRTCNTTSIAGVFCTGAMEVRLANGKDECSGRVEVRHGDMWQTVCDTDWTLSKAMVVCQHLECGQALSAPINSNFGQGTGSIVEASNSCFDNVTSLQQCSMNGFKGATCGHEQEAGAVCAAQIRLVSGSGECSGRVEVHYKGEWGTVCDDEWEITNADVVCRQLGCGHAVSAPSSAHFGRGTGPIWLDNVECKGEETALTHCTHPGFGENNCGHGEDAGVICLGALQKPQITLSPGPDVNWGEKVEITCTVVTEHLGGTFVLKRSQDSFKMEKYSENEAATFKFPAVDFGQRGSYFCEYQKKLPNQVIYYPQGNTAELSVTVKLEKPSISLSSPHAMVIYSPDKISVAQGSSFSVTCSIHSRYPGGYFYLTKSNTSATEPVEAFGHSIFYLAYFEFSAIDYKSQGEYKCVYGVNISSKSFCSVPSKSLQVTVNASSPSSVVPGLVGGLVVLLILLVIAYLVWRRRRQGAGTMVQFSNRFGGALKQDTEDRSNGALEGRDCNTQVNERAHSPEPEDNNGDADNSVERVPEDLAGRVCYELEPLVFS, encoded by the exons ATGATCTTCATTCCagctgaaaaaatacatttagcttTTCTTTTGTCAGTAG GTCTACTCAGTCTACCACTGCTTACAG AATGTGACAAGATTAGGCTGGTTGGGCCTTCTCGTTGCTCCGGTAGACTGGAGGTCTACCACAGAGACAACTGGGGAACGGTGTGTGATGATCACTGGAGCATGGCCAATGCTGACGTGGTGTGTCGAGAGTTAAACTGCGGGACAGTTCTTGAGGCCAAAAGAAGCGCCTTTTTTGGAGAGGGACGGAATGAGATCTGGTTGGATGATGTGCAGTGTACTGGTAAAGAGTCTTCAATCCTCAAGTGCCCACACAGACCACTGGGGGAAAATAACTGTGGCCACTCTGAAGATGCTGGGGTTGTCTGTTCTG ATCATGTGAGGGTGATGAATGGAAGCAATCGGTGTAGTGGCAGAGTGGAAGCCTACCATGAGGGCAACTGGAAACGAGTGTGCAGCAGTGACTGGACCAAGGAAAATGCTGATGTGTTGTGTCGAGAGATTAACTGTGGTGCACCTGTCATTCAGGCTGACGTGCTGTATTTTGGAGATTCACGTGGCCAGGATGGCTTCAAAATCAACTGTGCTGGAAATGAGACCACTGTCTCCCATTGCAAACTTCAGGAATTCAAGGGAAGCTGTGTTGATGctagtgttgtgtgtggaa GCAGCAAGCCAGTTCGGCTGAAGAACGGGACTAATCAGTGCTCAGGCCGGGTCGAAGTCTACCATGATGGACAGTGGGGAGCGATTTGTGATGACAGATGGGGCATGCAAGAAGCAGCTGTTGTATGTCGAGAGATGAACTGTGGGACTGCTCTTTCAGTCAAGTATAAATCCTTCTTTGGAAGAGGTCAGGATCAGATTTGGTTGGATGACGTTGAGTGTACTGGTCATGAGAAGTCCCTTGCTGACTGCCCACACAGAGGTTTTGGAGAACACGACTGTGACCACAATGAAGATGCTGGTGTCATATGCTCAG AGTCAGTGAGATTGATCAATGGGACTGACCGCTGCTCTGGCAGAGTAGAGGTCTTGCATGATGGCCAATGGGGGAAAATATGCAATAACTTGGGCAAAGCAGAGGCTGAAGTGGTGTGTAAGGAACTCAGTTGTGGACTTCcaaaaaaatatcaagaaaGCTTCAATTTTGGTGACAGCAATCTGAGAGGGTATACAAGTAGATGCTCAGGCAATGTGAGCTCTATCTCCCAATGCATGCTTCAAGTATACACAGGGAGATGTGAAGGTGTTTCTCTTTCATGTGCAG GTAATCCACCACTAAGGCTTGTCAATGGCACTGACCGATGCTCTGGTAGAGTTGAGGTTCTGCATAATGACCAGTGGGGAACCGTGTGTGATGATCAGTGGGACATCAAAGATGCTCAGGTGgtctgcagagacatggactGTGGAACAGCTAAGACGGCCAAATCCGGTGCCTTCTTTGGTCAAGGCAACGGAGACATCTGGTTGGATGATGTGGGCTGTATCGGTAATGAGACATCCCTCATGCACTGCCAACATCCCACACTCGGAGAGAATAACTGTGGCCATGGTGAAGATGCCGGTGTGGTGTGCTCAG CTGACATTAGACTGATGAATGGGACTAACCAGTGCTCAGGCAGGGTGGAGTTCTACCATGGTGGCCATTGGGCACCGGCATATAATCTTAACTGGGGAATTAATGAAGCTACAGTGGTGTGTAGAGAAATGAATTGTGGAGATCCTGTTAAGTTCTCAGGATCATATGGTCAATCTTCATATCCAGGGGGGTACAAGGTCAGTTGTAGTGGTAGAGAGAGCTCTCTCACTCAGTGCACACTGAGAGAATACATGAGGACCGATCACACTGAAGAGGCATCTGTCGAATGTTCAG GCAATGTGAAGTTGTCCGGTGGGAACACTCATTGTTCTGGAAGAGTGGAGTTCTTCGACAAGAACCAGTGGGGGACAGTGTGTGGTGAATCCTGGGATGTGAACGATGCAAATGTGGTGTGTAGACagctggactgtgggaggagtcATAAGATTACCACCACGGCTGACTACGGCACTGGCACAGGACACACCTGGACTGATCAAATTGAATGCAATGGCATGGAGTCAACACTGAGTCAGTGCACACAAAGACCATTTAGAGACAGAACTTGCAACACCACCTCGATTGCTGGTGTTTTTTGCACAG GAGCTATGGAAGTCCGGTTGGCCAATGGTAAAGATGAGTGCTCTGGCAGAGTAGAGGTCCGTCATGGTGACATGTGGCAAACAGTGTGTGATACAGACTGGACCCTGAGTAAAGCCATGGTGGTGTGTCAGCATCTAGAATGTGGACAAGCATTAAGTGCTCCAATAAACTCAAATTTTGGCCAAGGCACTGGATCAATAGTGGAGGCCAGCAATTCATGTTTTGATAATGTGACATCCCTTCAGCAATGCTCAATGAATGGTTTCAAAGGAGCAACGTGTGGGCACGAACAGGAAGCTGGTGCTGTCTGTGCAG CACAAATCCGGTTGGTCAGTGGCTCAGGTGAATGCTCAGGAAGAGTGGAGGTCCATTATAAAGGCGAGTGGGGAACTGTGTGTGATGATGAATGGGAAATAACCAATGCGGACGTGGTATGTAGACAGCTTGGCTGTGGTCATGCAGTTTCTGCTCCTTCAAGTGCCCACTTTGGAAGAGGCACAGGTCCAATCTGGCTGGATAATGTTGAGTGTAAAGGTGAAGAGACTGCTCTCACACATTGTACGCATCCTGGTTTTGGAGAAAATAACTGTGGGCATGGTGAAGATGCTGGCGTCATCTGTTTAG GTGCTCTACAGAAGCCCCAAATCACTTTGAGTCCTGGTCCAGATGTAAACTGGGGAGAAAAAGTTGAGATCACCTGCACTGTAGTAACAGAACACTTGGGTGGGACATTTGTTCTAAAAAGGAGTCAAGACtcatttaaaatggaaaaatactcTGAGAATGAAGCTGCAACTTTTAAGTTCCCTGCTGTGGACTTTGGTCAAAGAGGGTCATACTTCTGTGAATATCAAAAGAAATTGCCCAATCAAGTAATCTATTACCCTCAAGGAAATACTGCCGAGCTCTCTGTCACAG TGAAATTGGAGAAGCCTAGCATATCTCTGTCATCTCCTCATGCAATGGTGATCTACAGCCCTGACAAAATATCAGTTGCCCAAGGCAGCAGCTTCTCCGTCACTTGCTCTATTCATTCCAGATATCCTGGAGGGTACTTCTATCTGACAAAGTCTAACACGAGCGCTACTGAACCAGTGGAAGCATTTGGCCACTCTATCTTCTACTTGGCATACTTTGAATTCTCTGCAATAGATTATAAAAGCCAAGGAGAGTATAAATGTGTCTACGGTGTTAACATTTCCTCAAAGTCCTTCTGTTCTGTTCCTTCCAAGTCACTACAAGTGACTGTAAATG CATCCTCACCCTCTTCAGTTGTCCCAGGACTTGTTGGTGGGCTTGTGGTGTTGCTTATCTTGCTGGTTATAGCTTACCTGGTctggagaaggagaaggcaGGGTGCTG GTACCATGGTTCAGTTTAGTAACAGATTTGGAGGAGCGTTGAAGCAAGATACGGAGGACAGAAGCAATGGAGCGCTGGAGGGAAG AGACTGCAATACCCAAGTGAATGAGCGTGCACACAGTCCCGAACCGGAAGACAACAATGGTGATGCTGATAACTCTGTTGAGAGGGTCCCTGAAGACCTGGCTGGGAGAGTATGTTATGAGCTGGAACCTCTTGTTTTCTCGTGA
- the rps12 gene encoding 40S ribosomal protein S12 codes for MAEEGVAAGGVMDVNTALPEVLKTALIHDGLARGIREAAKALDKRQAHLCALASNCDEPTYVKLVEALCAEHQINLIKVDDNKKLGEWVGLCKIDREGKPRKVVGCSCVVVKDYGKESQAKDVIEEYFKGKK; via the exons ATGGCCGAGGAAGG CGTCGCTGCTGGAGGTGTGATGGATGTCAACACTGCTCTCCCTGAAGTGCTCAAGACCGCACTCATCCACGATGGCCTTGCCCGTGGTATCCGTGAGGCTGCCAAGGCCCTGGACAA GCGTCAAGCCCATCTCTGTGCCCTTGCAAGCAACTGCGATGAGCCCACATACGTCAAGCTGGTGGAGGCCCTCTGTGCTGAGCATCAGATCAACCTGATTAAG GTTGATGACAACAAGAAGCTCGGCGAGTGGGTCGGTCTGTGCAAGATCGATCGGGAGGGCAAACCCCGCAAGGTTGTGGGCTGCAGCTGTGTCGTTGTCAAG GACTACGGCAAGGAGTCTCAAGCCAAggatgtgattgaggaatactTCAAAGGcaagaaataa
- the zgc:153284 gene encoding SH3 domain-binding glutamic acid-rich-like protein 3, translated as MPLKVFYSSVSCSAEMRDRPQKIFNILDAKKIKYEVVDISQNTQHKDLMRQLAGDPKALPPQICNGDTYCGDYTAFDEAIEAGNLEKFLKI; from the exons ATGCCTCTCAAAGTGTTTTATTCCAGTGTGAGCTGTTCCGCAGAG ATGAGGGACAGGCCGCAAAAAATCTTCAATATTCTAGACGCCAAGAAGATCAAATATGAAGTTGTAGACATTTCTCAGAATACTCAACACAAGGATTTAATGAGACAGTTGGCAGGGGATCCGAAAGCACTGCCCCCTCAAATATGCAATGGGGACACCTACTGTGGG GACTACACTGCATTTGATGAAGCAATCGAGGCTGGAAACTTAGAAAAGTTTCTCAAGATTTAA